The genomic stretch cattatctgggtcacttaacagtgatataaccaaaagatgtatctgGACTTCATTCAAAactgtattttgtttaaaaaagtaataaataaataagtgtttttaaatttgactaaaAGACAATTGCATTGTTAATCACATattttctgagacaattaattgtacagcaacatttggaattgttacagctctaattGCATCTGACCTCTACTATACAGCCCTGCCTGTTCATGCATGTTTCTTCAGGTCACTACGGTCGACTGAAGGGTCAGGCAGGTTATTTTCTTATTCTCTTATTTTTACTCTTTCCCCCTCAACTTCTTCTCAAAACTCACAGTAATAGTGTTTCTTTAACTAAAACACCAAgctaattttgtattttttatcattttccCACACTGTCAACGGTGGCCATAAATCCCTCGACTTGCAAATCCTGTGGCCTGTCCATCTCTATTGTTTATCCAAAGTGTCACCCAGCTCATTCAGGTTTGAGAACAAAGAATAGCTGGGTATAGTTTACAGGAAACCACTTAGGCCAGATCCTGCCTGTAGTGCTGTGTGTGAACAAAGAAGCAATGAAAGATTGATGTAAATGTTCAAACCTCAACCTCACTGTCTCATCTCAGAATTGGCATCAGTGGCGATTACTAATAAAGTCAATCAACAcagtaaatgtacagtaaacACTGACAGTGGGACCAGCTGGCTTGTTAGAGTTACTATGGTTAGTTTGGCGAACTAAACTGACCCATCACAGTTATTCTTACTGCTGTTTTATCAGGCTGTATTACAAAATAAGCTTGTGCTAAAGTGCAGCATTGAAGCATACGCAGGACTCCTGATGCTCCACGACATGTCAGAGTTTAcagttcaatcaatcaattacttttatttgtcacattaaaTCGTACAAgctacaattccagtgaaatgttatcccatcagctccttcaacGTGTGCGATTCATCATAACACAGAGTGTTCATGTTTGATTTGGGCTTACATTTAGAGTTATTATTGGATGGCCCAGATTCCACAACTGTCAATTCAGTCTGAGTCAGAGTTATCTTACATAAGCGAGCCCTCCAGGGGTAATATCTGTTTCCTCCAGGTACGCCTGGAGATGCAGCTGATTGCACATCATTTGCATTCCAGATGAAGCTGATGGGCAGTCTGCTTAGCTATAAATTATGTAGTGAGTAAAGACCTCAAGGTTAAAAAGGCGGTTATGAGGATCCACCAAGGCTATGAATTGTTAATATGATTCCCTTCATCCATATGGGCCAAACATACAATCATAGATAAAGGTATTCTAGCATTTTCCATGAGAAGAGTAACAGCTTATGTATATGAGTTATTACAGAGGAGGAACATTTAGTGAAGTTGCATTTGAAGATAAGAGTGATAGCTTCTTATAGAGATACTGTACAGTGAAGGAGAAATACCTGCCAGTGTAAGTAGTTTCTGTAGCTCTCTGTTAACACTGAGAGGGAAAAAGGAAGTGCTGAACCTCTTCTCCCTCTTAGCGGCAGAGTGTGACCCCGGCTGCTTCACCCTCATCACCTGAGTTGCAGGAGGCACTTTCTTATTGGAACCCTGCAGAAACAAGAGTTGCAGGGAAGAGCTCCCGTTACTGGAGCAAGGTAGGGCGAGGTAGTTCCTGCACCCAAAGGAAATGGCACAGGAATCACTGTACTCAAGTGTCACTGTGGAGTTCAAAGGAGGACatgacaggacaggacaggacaggacaggacaggacaggacaggacaggacaggacaggacaggacaggacaggacaggagaggagaggagaggagaggaggagtgaGGATGTTGTGCTTAAGGGTCAAGTTCCTTTCCGAATCAGATCCAGCAAAGCAACCTGATCCCAGTCGCTGGTGTAATGTATTGCATCTGTTGACAGAGTTTGTGATGGACCTCAGTGGACAGAATAATTGAGCACAGATGGAGCTGATAAAGCTGTCAATGGGAACAAACAGCAGGTCCAGCAGTCAATCAATCAGGTCTCTTCCAATCTCAAACCACTGTACTCAACATCACTGACGCACGCCAGAAACGATAAGGACAAAAATAGCTGCTACAATGGCTCGTATTATACTCAGAGCCCATAACAAGTCATGATGGGGAGAACTAGGGATTGAATGCAAGTGTTTTCAGGGAAAATAAAATCATAAGATCATGCTGAGATATCACATGAGCAACTTTGCCTTCCTTTCATGAGGACAAAAAGTCAGAAAACttgtataataaataaaaagaaatagtgAGTTTCTGGGTATCTTGTCAACAATTGGTCAGAGAAAGCCTTTGCAAAATCAACTGCTAAACTTAGggttaagtaaaagatctgtgTAATAGCATTGCACACAATATGTTTAATGTGTGTATTTGATTTTGAGTAGAAGCAAACATTGGCTACGTGAAGCCAAAAGAAGTTTCCACCTCAGGCTATTGCTCATTATGACACCAATTAACActaaaaacagcaacaacaaaaaaagactaaataaACATAAGAAAAGTTTtcttatgtttatttattttgtgtccTAAAATAAATCATTTAGTTTACACTGACCTTGCTTTATGATATGTATTATAGTATCCTGTGGTATCTTTAAAATAACTGgcttagtttattttttttctacatgctagtaatgcatttctttaaggtatttttatgtCCTCTTTGGACAGTGAAAAGTTCCAAAATACTTACATCTTGTTCGTCTGCAGGCCCATTTTTACTTTCCGATTTTTTAGATCTTCCAGATTTAGTTTCCTAAAGAGTAAAGGATCAAAACTTAATTAAACACAACATTATGCTATGCTTACATGTAATAAAGTACATTTGCATCAAACATCCACgttaccttttcttttttgctcttGTGAGGCATGCTGAGATGGGAATCCCCGGTGTCAGCAGGTCGCGGTGAAACAGTggtcacacacactgacagacagcaGCAGATGCCCTGTTAAAGCGTCTGTGTGTTGACTAATCACTACTGATGTGGCTTTCACGACTGACCATCCAAACACCATGTGACTGAGTCCGAGCCACAACTAGATGTCATCCTGTTTCCGCGCTGGCTGCATTCCACAACTCATGCGTTGTTAAAAAGATATAGTTCATAATTGAAGAAAAAACCGATTATGTTCTCATGTCAGCGTCCAATTTCCTGCTGCCGGTTGCTGCACTATTGTAGGATACCTGCTGTGTCCTCCAGCCTTACCGAGAGACGTGTGTCCTCTGCCGGTTGTAATATTTGGTAACTGCCACAGGAGCGCAGTGGTGTATCTCGAAAAGAGAAAGTAGACTTTGAGGCCTACAACTGTAGAGATGATGGGTTGACCGGGGTCTCTACTCTGACTCAGGGTTGTCATGCTATGTCATCGGCGTCATCCATGAAGTGCTATGTTAGTGACCCACCCATTTCAAACATTCACTACAAAACACGTAACAACACATATTGTATATAGGAATTCAACAGAGTAAATGAACTTTTCAGCGACCTGCACCAGGAGAAAGCATTTCGATAGAGAAGCAAAAGAACTGCTTAATTCCCATGGGGTGTGTCTTTTATAAGCCTGTAGGCTACTACATGGTAAGTAACACTGGTCAATTCCATGGATGTAGGCTATAATAAAAATGGCGAAGTCCAAGGATGTAGGCTATAATAAGACGTGACAGAATTATTTTGGCTAATATGATGTTACATGGACTTAAAGTTTATAGGCTTAACTTGTTTGGGCCATGGTTGTGTCAAGTGAATTTAACAGTGTTACAGATagctgaaaaaagcttaaaTAGAATAAAAATGCTGAAACTTGAAAAACAAACTCATGTTTCTTATCTACCCTGATGGATTTTTCAAGATCTTCACATCTGCAATATGACTACACTGAATAACATCACCGTCCAAACAAATGGCAATGTACAGCAGAAATCCCGACTATATGGAAACTTCAAATCCATATTAGATTTATTCAAGTGTTGATTCAAGTTTAACTCAGCTATTCCATGGAGAACACAGCAATGAGAATGGTTGTTTTATACCTGGCTGCTCGTCTTCCCCATGTATCTTTGTTTTGTGGACTCTGTCCACGTGGTGGCAGTGTTGCATGCTTTTATACTTTGTATAAGATTGATTACTAGTGGTTTTCATTTACCTAAAGGCAGTTGTACGTGAGGAAAAACGATAAACTTGGGGCCAAAGCGTTTTTAGGAAATCCTGTCATATGAGATTTATATTGCAATGATAATGTAACTGTAACAACCCAAAATCTGATTTTCTTTTCTGGAAAATTGGGTGAAAACCATAGATGAAAATTTAAACTACCCACATGATCCTGTAATTCTCATTTGCACTAAAGCAACCCCAATGAGATTACCCTACCTACTTGAATCTATTCACCTCTGCCTGAAGATTGAAAGATTAATgaacttccacttttgacacGTGTTCACATGTACAGCGAGCACATTTTTTATTATGACTGATTGGAGAAAAAAGTACAGATTGACATGAGCAATGAACACATGTGTGGGCTACAAACAGAGTAGGATTGTTTTCTATTCTGGTTGTCGATGCAGCACACTGGTGTGTATTGATCAGGTTGCGAGAGTGTTCTGTTCTCTGAATCATTgtttccatctctccctctatccATGGTCAGAGCTTTATCATCAACATGGCATTATTACTGGGTGATATGGCTCTCTTCATTTCCTGTCAGCAACAGCAGTGAATGCAACAAcataggttttttttgtgtgcgtgcatgtggtTGGGTGGATGGATGACTGTGCGTGACATCACAATATGTTCTTTCTTCACAAAGAAATGCAATGAATAAACTAATATTTCACAGGCAGCTTGTAATAAAGAATATCAGCAATGTAGGGGAATATTTGTATTTCTACTATCATTCAATAAATACTTTTCCCCCTACATAAATCTGCCCAGAGCCATTTATCGACTTCAggatatttattttctcttttcctgactctttattattattttttagctttctttgagaattacCTAGTTTAAATTCTCTAACCTTTGCTACAacaatttaacttattttacacCAGTGCTGTGCAGCACAGTCAGTGAAGTGTGAGTTGCCATAACATCAGCTTGTTTTATGAGAAAACTGTCAAGCCAATGGGCCTAATGAGTGGGGCTGCACAACAAGAGCTTGTTTATTTTTccaggagggagacagagatagggggttgaggggagagagaaatgGACAGCTTGTTGTAATGGAAGAAGATTGCTGGAGAGAACAAAAGAGAGCCAGGGGGTAACAAGGGAAAGGTGGCTTGGTTTACTGTAATCACTATGCTGTATCGCAGGTGCACAGTCCCCAATGATAACACATACATGTATATTGAGGTCACActtgcatgtctgtctgtttaccTGCTTTCATTGTGGAAGGGAACTGTCATGGCTTTTGATTTAGATGGTAATTTATGTTTTTCAATAGGAGAAATTCGAACGACTTTGGTCAAAATTTCCATTTGACATCATGACAGAATACCTCTAAAACTAAAGCACATATTCACATATTCAGGGTGTAAAAACAAGTGAATGTTAGCAGTGAAATCAAATGTGTCCATTTGGGTAGTATTACGTTTCTTGACTCATTCTGAAGCCATCAAAAAGCCAAATAAATCAACATTATACAATGAGTTGTAAATTAAACTAAGTCTTGATATTCTTAGATCCTCACCTAGCCTAGTTCCAAACATCAGAATTGCCACACCACATGTCAGATCTTTTCAGCAAGATAGGTCAAATGGGTTAGATGTTGTGCCCAATGACAGATGTTTTGGAGAAATTGTTGACCAATCAGAGTTTAAGCTGGATTAAGAATGCTTGCAGCCCTGTGAGGCTCACATTATACAAACAATGGATATATGATTAACAACTTcttttgacaaaacaatctcacaTGAAGGTCCATTAAGTacctgttctggagctttcaatcaTGCAATTAATCAGCAGATTAACTTTCaattataatttaaaatatttgataATTACTAAATGTTGAAAGTATTTGCTGGGTAAGATAAAAAAGGCCTTCTTGTTATTATCAGTATTGCTACTGCTAGCATCTTAACATGCACATTAGCAACTACTGGATGTTGACATGCTTATGTGTAACATGATGGAGTGTTCTCACTCTGTGTACAGAGATAGCATCTGGTGCCCTCACCTTGCCCCAGCTGACGGCGTGTTTGATGGACTTGGAAGAACATCATGTACTCCTGCCTCAGGACCATCATCCTCTGGGATTCAACTTTCCAGTTACTTCAAGGTAACATTTTTACCTGCAGCTACTTTTTGCAGTCACCTTGCTGTTGGACCACAACTCATGCTCTGCAGCTTACAGCTCATGCTGCACCAGCTTTaacctctttttctttccctgGGGTGTCGGAGTGCTCCCAGGATAGCTCTTCCCTGGCTCTACCCTTTGCATTTGTATTGCAGCCTGATTTCTGCCTTTGATAGAGATGTTATGCATTCAGACACTTTTTAATCATTTGACCTGAAAAAATGTAGGTTGATTGCACATctaagcatattaaagcaacactagagcacttttcccgcttcggtccccctaaaGGTTAgaagtggaattgtccattacattacattatgcaagtttgccagatcgggtagtggatctgtagttcgaatgagacataatgagacattacgacagcagtaatggacaattccgcttccaacctatAGGGGGACCAAAgtgctctagtgttgctttaggCTCTCAAAAATAATTCTTTGAGTTATTTCAAAAGCTTGATCTTGAaatgttgacacacacacactcccgtCAATCCAGACTACAGGTATGTTGATTTACATAGACCTTCATTTGAGGTGACAGAGAGAATATGAAGGCAAGACCCTCAGAgtcaaagtttgttttttattttccatccaTTACAAGTCATTATGGTTGATGTCAAAGAAGTCCCTTCTAATCCAGAACTTCATTAAGAAAAATTACGCCAACAATTGAGCTCTGATACGGACATAATGGCCATTGATTGGCTGACTTGTAACACTTTGTTTCATTGGACTAATACCACCATCCTCACCTCTGTATCGCTGAAGCGATTAAAGGCCTTTTCATAATCAGTACATTCCCTTTGGCTCTCTGACCTGCATAATCATTTACTTCagcagcaggaaaagttaaagaCTCACTAATCACAGGGGACACTGAGGGCTATTAGGTCTTCAATCTATTTTAAAGGTCTGGTTATACTTGTAAAGTATGTGAAATGGGCCtttgtattgatttatttggcaATCTGAAAATTAAAACGAAAAAATCTCTACAGAATGTCTCACCTTTCAGAATTGGAACTACAAAGTATATGAAATAAGTTAATGTCAATCCAGATATTAGACATTTGCCCAAAACTTTGTTGATTTTAATGATTGTATTAAAGTCTAGATGTCGGTGGAgaataaaaaacaattacagTTTGTTTCTCATTTCTGTGAGAGCCAAGATTCAGTTTTCAACTTAAATTGTCTCATCACTCTGAGAGCACAAACGGCATCTTTCAGAGTCTATTCTGGATTGTGGTAGGTCAGAAGGGCCTGGTATGGCTTTTAGAAAAGCCCTAAGGTTTTTCCTctcaagaaacacacacatgcatacaaatgtaaatacagCTTGAACATTTAACGCTCACTCTGCATGAAGTTACAGTATGGTTATGGTTTGGGAGCTGcatatttgaagtaatgcagatTTGTTTCAAATCAAGTTGTGAATCTGATCCATGCTCAATCTGTTGAATGGTATTATCTGGCTGAATCATTGTTGCCGTCTTTACTAGGAAACCTGAGAGTTCAGCTTTTCCACTGAGCCCTGAGCTGGGAGTGATGTAATAATAAGATTTTACCAAAGATatatttttgccttttgtctgtaaCAGCTTGAGACGAAGGCATGTCAGAGATTACAGGAATGAAAAAAGAGCCTGTAGCTCTGATCTGTCAGGTGGTTATGAAACATTAAAAGGAACTGTCATCAAacacatgtattacctgcacacacacacacacacacacacacacacacacatgcatgcgcaAAACATACACAGGCTTTAAATATTATATGTGAGGGGGAATATGTCCACACCCACATTTGAAACATGATAGTGTATCGGCATGTTATCATAATAGTTGTGTGACAACTACAAAGGCTTTGGGTTGCAGTTATATTGTTTGGCAATCAATTTAAAAGACTAGGGCTACTTGTGCTCTGCACCACGTTTTAAATGAATTGTTTGAAATGTGCTTATTTGCTCTCTTattgagagttagatgagaaaatcATGTGTTAAATGgggagctttagaggtgctggttggCAGATTTTGTTGCCTTCGTACCATAGACTGTTgatattaatggacaacgcatccgGTTCAGCAAAGTGTTGCAAATGCgtaagtgccttaaacctgcattctatctgaattccggCAGGGGCGACACATttggttgcaaaaggaggtcagtttctgtagaagtctatgagaaagtgacccacttcttacttgatttattacctcagtaaacattttcataatgagtttatggtctcaattgctagttttaaaggtccaatgtgtaggaatttctcccagctagcgttgagatcatttatcgcaatcaactctctcacaccacgcagttcaaagtacgtattacagctacggtagccttcacgcttcaaaaagccggtctcttgctcttttcaatatcatttttcttttactggGCGAAGACtactgttcctgaaatttggattttgaatacgtgtggtcctccatgtttccctcttcaaacttgccagggTCGGGAAGCTacaatacccattagcagcattagcagcacctgtgagtttatcattgtgacagcaaaaacgcgaaaggcggagcagtatgtcctgtatgtcccttaccagctgacgtatttcaagatggtgcatgaatatggagcgtctaccccagttcatgcgaatgcaaatgtaaaatttcaagccaaggacaagtttgtgaatgggtaacacacattttaataatgaacaacacgttacacactggacctttaagtgttctgcaacacagaatgatgttcatttttttaattatggtctctttgattttaaaattggtgataaagcagggggtgttttagggcgtggctatgacgtgattgccagtgaaagtgtgtaacgtaaagtgtaagcagctcctccctcactccctctcgtctaaaatcgtcacatctgcAACCAGGATGGCAATCACGGCAAACACGACGAcggatagcagatctccacaaaccaatgggtgacgtcacacatgcgctgtccattaatatacaTTCTATGCTTCGTACAGAgcacggagccgctgtaaaatagtcgtgcgagagaaaactcagattggacaattagtctagctagctgtctcaatttaccctgcagagatctgaggagcagttaaccatagtcctcataaatccaccggagtttaaaattccaacacaaaggaagcagaaaatacatgcat from Perca fluviatilis chromosome 20, GENO_Pfluv_1.0, whole genome shotgun sequence encodes the following:
- the LOC120549420 gene encoding serine/threonine-protein phosphatase 2A 56 kDa regulatory subunit delta isoform-like isoform X2, with the protein product MPHKSKKEKETKSGRSKKSESKNGPADEQDGSNKKVPPATQVMRVKQPGSHSAAKREKRFSTSFFPLSVNRELQKLLTLAVYTHVHQEVHPHYRAQENKTSLPE
- the LOC120549420 gene encoding serine/threonine-protein phosphatase 2A 56 kDa regulatory subunit delta isoform-like isoform X4 — translated: MPHKSKKEKETKSGRSKKSESKNGPADEQDGSNKKVPPATQVMRVKQPGSHSAAKREKRFSTSFFPLSVNRELQKLLTLAGPSPIFLTCK
- the LOC120549420 gene encoding serine/threonine-protein phosphatase 2A 56 kDa regulatory subunit delta isoform-like isoform X1; translation: MPHKSKKEKETKSGRSKKSESKNGPADEQDGSNKKVPPATQVMRVKQPGSHSAAKREKRFSTSFFPLSVNRELQKLLTLADCDCQRSLSCWCRQNVVSGATMHV
- the LOC120549420 gene encoding serine/threonine-protein phosphatase 2A 56 kDa regulatory subunit delta isoform-like isoform X3, with protein sequence MPHKSKKEKETKSGRSKKSESKNGPADEQDGSNKKVPPATQVMRVKQPGSHSAAKREKRFSTSFFPLSVNRELQKLLTLAAKQTAHQLHLECK